In Kushneria marisflavi, the following are encoded in one genomic region:
- a CDS encoding cation acetate symporter: MMTAVLKLTLVAAGSLLTGATAMADALTGPVTRQALNVPAIIMFLIFVGITLYITWWASKKSQSASDYYAAGGNITGFQNGLAISGDFMSAASFLGISALVFTSGYDGLIYSMGFLVGWPMIMFLIAERLRNLGRYTFADVASFRLSKRPVRILSAFGSLAVVALYLIAQMVGAGKLIQLLFGLNYHIAVVVVGALMVCYVLFGGMLATTWVQMIKAAILLFGASFMALMVLMHVDFSLEGLFNEAVSVHKNGLAIMSPGGLVKDPISAISLGLALMFGTAGLPHILMRFFTVGNAKEARKSVFVATGFIGYFYILTFIIGFGAIILVSTNPVFQDSTGAIIGGNNMVAVHLANAVGGSIFLGFISAVAFATILAVVAGLALAGASAISHDLYAGVIMKDNADEKKEVRISKISVLVLGVVAIVLGIAFESQNVAFMVGLAFSIAASCNFPVLLLSMYWRRLTTRGAVIGGGLGLATAIVLMILGPTIWVQVLGHATPIYPYDYPALFSMAVAFIGIWLFSVTDNSAAAERERDLFDAQFVRSQTGIGASGSVAH; the protein is encoded by the coding sequence ATGATGACCGCAGTACTCAAGCTGACACTGGTCGCCGCCGGCAGCCTGCTCACCGGTGCCACGGCCATGGCCGATGCCCTGACCGGCCCCGTGACAAGGCAGGCCCTCAACGTACCGGCCATCATCATGTTTCTGATCTTTGTCGGCATCACGCTCTACATCACCTGGTGGGCCTCCAAAAAGAGCCAGTCGGCCTCGGATTACTACGCGGCCGGCGGCAACATTACCGGCTTTCAGAACGGCCTGGCGATCTCGGGCGATTTCATGTCGGCGGCCTCCTTTCTGGGGATCTCGGCACTGGTCTTCACCTCGGGCTATGACGGCCTGATCTACTCAATGGGCTTTCTGGTCGGCTGGCCGATGATCATGTTTCTGATCGCCGAACGACTGCGCAATCTGGGACGCTATACCTTTGCCGACGTTGCCTCGTTTCGCCTGAGCAAGCGCCCGGTACGCATTCTTTCTGCCTTCGGTTCGCTGGCCGTGGTCGCGCTTTACCTGATCGCCCAGATGGTCGGCGCCGGCAAACTGATTCAGCTGCTCTTTGGTCTCAACTATCACATCGCCGTCGTCGTGGTCGGTGCGCTGATGGTCTGTTACGTCCTTTTTGGCGGCATGCTGGCCACCACCTGGGTGCAGATGATCAAGGCCGCCATCCTGCTTTTCGGGGCAAGTTTCATGGCGCTGATGGTACTGATGCATGTGGATTTCAGTCTGGAAGGGCTTTTCAACGAGGCCGTTAGCGTTCACAAAAACGGGCTGGCCATCATGAGTCCGGGCGGGCTGGTAAAGGACCCGATCTCGGCGATCTCGCTGGGTCTGGCGCTGATGTTCGGCACCGCCGGCCTGCCGCATATCCTGATGCGATTTTTCACCGTCGGTAACGCCAAGGAAGCGCGCAAGAGTGTGTTCGTGGCCACCGGTTTCATCGGTTACTTCTACATTCTCACCTTCATCATCGGCTTTGGCGCCATCATTTTAGTGAGCACCAACCCGGTCTTTCAGGACAGTACCGGCGCGATTATCGGCGGCAACAACATGGTGGCCGTACATCTGGCCAACGCGGTGGGCGGCAGTATTTTCCTTGGTTTCATCTCGGCGGTGGCCTTTGCAACCATTCTGGCCGTGGTGGCAGGTCTGGCACTGGCAGGCGCCTCGGCCATCTCGCATGACCTGTATGCCGGCGTCATCATGAAAGACAACGCCGACGAGAAAAAGGAGGTGCGCATCTCGAAGATTTCCGTGCTGGTGCTGGGCGTGGTCGCCATTGTGTTGGGCATTGCGTTCGAGAGTCAGAACGTCGCCTTCATGGTCGGTCTGGCCTTCTCGATCGCGGCAAGCTGCAACTTCCCGGTACTGCTGCTTTCCATGTACTGGCGCCGGCTGACCACCCGGGGCGCCGTTATCGGTGGCGGTCTGGGGCTGGCCACGGCCATCGTGCTGATGATTCTTGGTCCGACCATCTGGGTACAGGTACTGGGCCATGCCACCCCGATCTATCCCTATGACTACCCGGCGCTGTTTTCGATGGCGGTGGCCTTTATCGGCATCTGGCTGTTCTCGGTTACCGACAACTCCGCCGCCGCCGAACGTGAACGCGATCTGTTCGACGCTCAGTTTGTACGCTCCCAGACCGGCATTGGTGCCTCTGGCAGCGTGGCTCACTGA
- a CDS encoding OmpW/AlkL family protein: MTSYHRKFCQLAGLAVALALSMPAALAATAPRGLTQGDWLVRAGAARIMPIGIRSTIPTIGGDVETPDTYSPTLDLSYFLTDHWALQLTGGVSSTPYRLKDSAVGDFDIGTVRTAALALMAQYHFRPGSTINPYIGAGMVWSRTLKVEPADNIPDFEVDSINSVLLGIGLDYHLGGHWFANANVQYLRVPTYYFDSDGFSAQVDLDTLITGLGLGYRF; encoded by the coding sequence ATGACCTCATACCACAGGAAGTTCTGTCAGCTGGCAGGGCTGGCCGTCGCTCTGGCACTGTCCATGCCGGCGGCTCTGGCGGCCACCGCCCCCAGAGGACTCACCCAGGGGGACTGGCTTGTCAGAGCCGGTGCGGCGCGCATTATGCCCATTGGCATACGCTCCACCATTCCCACCATTGGGGGAGACGTCGAAACACCCGACACTTACTCGCCCACGCTGGATCTCAGCTATTTCCTGACCGATCACTGGGCCCTGCAGCTGACCGGCGGGGTCTCTTCCACGCCCTACCGACTGAAGGATTCGGCAGTGGGCGATTTTGATATCGGCACCGTCAGAACCGCCGCTCTTGCCCTGATGGCGCAGTATCATTTTCGTCCGGGTTCGACCATCAACCCCTATATCGGTGCCGGGATGGTCTGGTCCCGAACCCTGAAGGTTGAACCGGCCGACAACATCCCCGATTTCGAGGTCGACTCCATCAACAGTGTCCTGCTGGGGATCGGCCTGGACTACCATCTGGGGGGGCACTGGTTTGCCAATGCCAATGTGCAGTATCTCAGGGTGCCAACCTATTACTTCGACAGTGACGGGTTCAGCGCTCAAGTGGATTTGGACACGCTCATCACGGGCCTCGGGCTGGGATATCGATTCTAG